One region of Flavobacterium sp. GSB-24 genomic DNA includes:
- a CDS encoding heavy metal translocating P-type ATPase, whose product MTHQYIISGMSCNGCRTKVEKTLNEVEGVKAEVTLNPPTATITMDKHVPTEKFQKVLTAAGNYTIEMDSPKNHGEAAKSCCSGHKKENHNHHKTETKKVHQHSANGIYYCPMHCEGDKTYNKPGDCPVCGMDLVPQVAVTATQFTCPMHPEIVSSEPGDCPICGMDLVPMQASESEENKTYSDLLKKMKIAILFTLPIFIISMSEMIPNNPLYNIMSIEKWNWVQLLFSIPVLFYAGWMFFVRAYKSIVTWNLNMFTLIGIGTSVAFLFSIVGMLFPDIFPAEFKSHHGTIHLYFEAATVIITLVLLGQLLEAKAHGQTNGAIKELLKLAPTEATLVENGNDKVISIHNIKKGDLLRVKPGEKIPVDGKITSGESSIDESMITGEPIPVDKKTGDAVISGTINGTKSFVMLAEKVGSETMLSQIIQMVNDASRSRAPIQKLADRVSKYFVPTVVIISIVTFFAWAKFGPEPAYVYGLINAIAVLIIACPCALGLATPMSVMVGVGKGAQNGILIKNAEALENMNKIDVLITDKTGTITEGKPSVEKIFAIHNDEDFLLENIASLNQHSEHPLAQAVVSFAKAKNSSLKEVQGFETIAGKGVVGTIENKKVALGNRKLMEEIGVSVVDDLEQKVISEQNLGKTISYIAIEKEVLGFVAITDAIKENSAKAIKELIAQGVEVIMMTGDNHNTAKAVAEHLHLSSFKADCLPEDKLKEIERLQAQGKIVAMAGDGINDAPALAQSNIGIAMGTGTDVAIESAKITLVKGDLNGIVKAKNLSHAVMSNIKQNLFFAFIYNTLGVPIAAGILYPFLGILLSPMLAAVAMSLSSVSVIVNALRLRNLKL is encoded by the coding sequence ATGACTCATCAATATATAATTTCAGGAATGTCTTGCAATGGATGCCGAACCAAAGTCGAAAAAACTTTAAATGAAGTTGAAGGCGTTAAGGCAGAAGTAACTCTGAATCCACCAACTGCAACCATAACAATGGACAAACATGTTCCAACCGAAAAATTCCAAAAAGTTTTAACTGCGGCGGGAAATTATACTATTGAAATGGATTCTCCTAAAAATCATGGCGAAGCTGCTAAATCTTGCTGTTCTGGTCACAAAAAAGAGAATCACAATCATCATAAAACAGAAACTAAAAAAGTACATCAGCACAGCGCAAATGGTATTTATTACTGTCCCATGCATTGCGAAGGCGACAAAACATACAACAAACCCGGAGATTGTCCAGTCTGCGGAATGGATTTAGTACCACAAGTTGCTGTAACTGCAACACAATTTACTTGTCCAATGCATCCAGAAATTGTTTCGAGCGAGCCAGGTGACTGTCCGATCTGCGGAATGGATTTAGTTCCGATGCAGGCTTCTGAAAGTGAAGAAAACAAAACTTATTCTGATTTATTGAAAAAAATGAAAATTGCGATTTTGTTTACGCTTCCAATTTTCATTATCTCTATGTCAGAAATGATTCCCAATAATCCACTTTACAATATAATGTCTATCGAAAAGTGGAATTGGGTTCAGCTTTTATTTTCGATTCCTGTTTTGTTTTATGCAGGATGGATGTTTTTCGTTCGCGCTTACAAATCTATTGTGACTTGGAACTTAAATATGTTTACTTTAATTGGAATAGGAACCAGCGTTGCTTTTCTCTTTAGTATTGTTGGAATGCTTTTCCCAGATATTTTTCCAGCAGAGTTCAAATCGCATCACGGAACGATTCATTTGTATTTTGAAGCTGCGACCGTAATTATCACTTTAGTTTTATTAGGACAATTATTAGAAGCCAAAGCACACGGACAAACTAATGGAGCCATAAAAGAATTATTGAAATTAGCGCCGACAGAAGCGACTTTGGTCGAAAATGGAAATGATAAAGTAATTTCTATTCACAATATTAAAAAAGGCGATTTACTGCGTGTAAAACCTGGAGAGAAAATTCCAGTCGACGGAAAAATTACTTCTGGAGAAAGCAGTATAGACGAATCGATGATTACTGGAGAACCAATTCCTGTAGATAAAAAAACAGGCGATGCGGTGATTTCTGGAACTATAAACGGTACAAAATCGTTTGTAATGCTTGCAGAAAAAGTTGGTTCAGAAACGATGTTGTCACAAATCATTCAAATGGTAAATGATGCCAGCAGATCTCGCGCTCCCATTCAGAAATTAGCCGATCGCGTTTCTAAATATTTTGTTCCTACAGTTGTTATTATTTCGATTGTAACCTTTTTTGCATGGGCAAAATTTGGTCCAGAACCCGCTTACGTTTACGGTTTAATCAATGCTATTGCTGTTTTAATTATTGCCTGTCCTTGCGCACTTGGGTTAGCAACTCCAATGTCGGTAATGGTCGGTGTCGGGAAAGGTGCTCAAAACGGAATTTTAATCAAAAATGCCGAAGCCTTAGAAAACATGAACAAAATTGATGTTTTAATTACCGATAAAACAGGAACAATTACTGAAGGAAAACCATCTGTAGAAAAAATATTTGCAATTCATAATGACGAAGATTTTCTGCTTGAAAATATAGCCTCTTTAAATCAACATAGCGAACATCCTTTGGCGCAGGCCGTAGTCTCTTTCGCGAAAGCAAAAAATAGTTCTCTGAAAGAAGTTCAGGGTTTTGAAACCATAGCGGGAAAAGGTGTTGTAGGAACGATAGAAAACAAAAAAGTCGCTTTAGGAAATAGAAAATTAATGGAAGAAATTGGAGTTTCTGTTGTTGATGATTTAGAACAAAAAGTTATTTCCGAACAGAATTTAGGAAAAACCATTTCATATATTGCTATTGAAAAAGAAGTTTTAGGTTTTGTTGCAATTACCGATGCCATCAAAGAAAACAGTGCAAAAGCAATTAAAGAATTAATCGCTCAAGGTGTTGAAGTTATCATGATGACGGGCGATAATCACAATACAGCAAAAGCCGTTGCTGAACATTTGCATCTAAGTTCCTTCAAAGCCGATTGCCTTCCGGAAGATAAATTAAAAGAAATCGAACGCCTTCAAGCACAAGGAAAAATTGTGGCAATGGCAGGTGACGGAATCAATGATGCTCCTGCTTTGGCGCAATCCAATATCGGAATTGCAATGGGAACTGGAACTGATGTTGCGATTGAAAGTGCAAAAATCACGTTGGTAAAAGGCGATTTAAACGGAATTGTAAAAGCAAAAAACCTCAGCCATGCTGTAATGTCAAACATCAAACAGAATTTATTTTTTGCTTTTATTTACAATACTTTAGGCGTACCAATTGCTGCTGGAATTTTATATCCGTTTTTAGGGATTTTGCTTTCGCCGATGTTGGCCGCAGTTGCAATGAGTTTGAGTTCAGTATCGGTAATTGTAAATGCTTTGCGATTAAGAAATTTAAAATTATAA
- a CDS encoding DUF4870 domain-containing protein — translation METTTPLIMEKTSEKNTATFTHLSTLSQYIIPFGNYIFPLLIWTNYKDKSEFVDHHGKQTLNFQLSLLLYTLILALIAIPIFLTVFLQNIPVEAVFNDHNIHIRNFNFQAHIGMLSVGITAVVLFGLLKFVEFFLVIYASIKASNGELYKYPLTIPFIK, via the coding sequence ATGGAAACAACAACACCACTCATCATGGAAAAAACATCAGAAAAGAACACAGCAACATTTACTCATTTGAGTACTTTAAGTCAATATATAATTCCGTTTGGGAACTATATTTTTCCGCTATTAATTTGGACAAACTATAAAGATAAATCTGAATTTGTAGATCATCACGGAAAACAGACTTTGAACTTTCAGTTAAGCTTATTGCTTTATACTTTGATTTTAGCACTTATTGCTATACCAATTTTCTTAACTGTTTTCTTGCAGAATATTCCAGTGGAAGCTGTTTTCAATGACCACAATATTCACATCAGAAACTTTAATTTCCAAGCCCATATTGGAATGCTAAGTGTAGGAATTACAGCTGTAGTGCTTTTTGGATTACTAAAATTTGTTGAATTCTTTTTAGTGATTTATGCTTCTATAAAAGCTTCAAACGGAGAATTATACAAATATCCGCTCACGATTCCTTTTATAAAGTGA
- a CDS encoding AraC family transcriptional regulator: protein MKLYIKNMVCSRCKMVVKSEFEKLGLQTIAVELGEVELEKEISDEQKEVLLENLQVLGFDLIDDKKTKTVERIKNLIIDLVHHKNNDLKINLSDYLAENLNQDYNSLSNLFSEIENTTIEKYFISQKIEKVKELLIYNELSLSEIADILNYSNVAHLSNQFKKITGFTPTSFKQLKDKKRIQIENL from the coding sequence ATGAAGCTTTACATCAAAAATATGGTGTGCAGCCGATGCAAAATGGTTGTGAAGTCTGAGTTCGAAAAACTCGGACTTCAAACTATTGCTGTTGAATTGGGTGAAGTCGAACTGGAAAAAGAAATCAGCGACGAGCAAAAAGAAGTTCTATTAGAAAACCTTCAAGTTTTAGGTTTTGATTTAATTGACGATAAAAAAACAAAAACCGTCGAAAGAATAAAAAATCTAATCATCGATTTGGTTCATCATAAAAACAATGATTTAAAAATCAACTTGTCCGATTATTTAGCCGAAAATCTAAATCAGGATTATAATTCGCTGAGCAACTTATTTTCGGAAATTGAAAATACGACGATTGAAAAGTATTTCATTAGTCAGAAAATCGAAAAAGTGAAAGAATTGTTGATTTACAATGAGCTTTCTCTCAGTGAAATTGCTGATATTTTAAATTACAGTAATGTGGCACATTTGAGCAATCAATTCAAAAAAATTACGGGCTTTACTCCTACTTCGTTCAAACAATTGAAAGATAAAAAGCGTATCCAGATCGAGAACTTGTAG
- a CDS encoding AraC family transcriptional regulator encodes MPKLNQFKTLVLDEFEEEKFHLPPHTHTYYEIIYIKKGSGIHHLNNNLLPYKAGDLFVISPDDKHYFDIKKSTKFTFIKFTDNYFNSKQNLTCDEFLVNTPESFMRDKILKETVLKFDEPCKTILKNTVENIVTYGKYIDVTSSPIVFYQILSIFGLIKETIRGMNLQMKSTHLDNEQIANYIHQNIYQPKLVQIKVIADHFNIAQTYFSAYFKRTFSISYREYIHNLRTTLIEKRFHNNQLPIKQIAYEFGFTDESHLTNYFKKRKNMKPTDFKKL; translated from the coding sequence ATGCCAAAATTAAATCAATTTAAAACCCTTGTTCTGGATGAATTTGAGGAAGAAAAGTTTCATCTGCCTCCGCATACTCATACCTATTATGAGATTATTTACATCAAAAAAGGAAGCGGAATTCATCACCTAAATAACAACCTACTACCCTATAAAGCGGGAGATCTATTTGTAATTTCGCCAGACGACAAACACTATTTTGATATTAAAAAGAGCACCAAATTTACTTTTATCAAATTCACAGATAATTATTTCAACTCCAAACAAAATCTAACCTGCGATGAATTCCTCGTGAATACACCAGAAAGTTTTATGCGGGATAAAATTCTCAAAGAAACGGTTTTGAAGTTTGACGAACCCTGTAAAACTATCCTGAAAAATACTGTTGAAAACATCGTTACCTATGGTAAATATATAGATGTCACCTCTTCGCCGATTGTTTTTTACCAGATCCTTTCCATTTTTGGTTTGATTAAAGAAACGATTCGCGGTATGAATCTGCAGATGAAATCGACGCATTTAGACAATGAACAGATTGCCAATTATATTCATCAAAATATTTACCAGCCCAAATTGGTGCAGATAAAAGTTATTGCAGATCATTTTAATATTGCCCAGACTTATTTCAGTGCTTATTTTAAAAGGACTTTCAGTATCAGTTATCGCGAGTACATTCATAATCTGAGAACAACTTTAATCGAGAAAAGGTTCCATAACAATCAATTACCGATCAAACAAATTGCATATGAATTTGGTTTTACCGATGAAAGTCATCTAACTAATTATTTTAAAAAACGCAAAAACATGAAACCAACTGATTTTAAAAAACTCTAG
- a CDS encoding MFS transporter, which translates to MKKSLIALSLGGLTIGITEFVMMGLLPDIASDMKVSIPVAGYLISSYALGVVIGAPLLVIAGRNYAPKKMLLILALMLAVFNALSIIAPDYNFLFASRFLSGLPHGAFFGVGAVVASRLADKGKEAQAISIMFAGLTIANLIGVPIGTYIGHHFIWRYTFVLIAFVGLLTFLAIYLWMPNLEKGESVNMKTQLQFFKKTEAWLIIGITAIGFGGLFAWISYIAPLLINVSKFSPEDVSYILILAGLGMVVGNFAGGKLADRFSPAPTTLALLLVMSVDLILVYFFSFNQYFSLFLTFLTGAISFSVIAPIQMLMIRTAKGAEMIASASLQGSFNIGNALGAFLGGLPLAAGLSYSSPNLIGVGMSIIGMIITFILMKLHRKQLAVQHI; encoded by the coding sequence ATGAAGAAAAGTCTTATTGCACTCTCTTTAGGAGGGTTAACTATTGGAATCACAGAATTTGTAATGATGGGCTTGCTGCCTGATATTGCTTCGGATATGAAGGTTTCAATTCCGGTGGCAGGATATCTAATTTCCTCTTACGCTCTTGGAGTTGTTATTGGTGCTCCCTTATTAGTAATCGCCGGAAGAAATTATGCGCCTAAAAAAATGCTTTTAATATTAGCTTTAATGCTGGCTGTTTTTAATGCTTTGTCTATTATTGCTCCAGATTATAATTTTCTATTTGCCTCTCGATTTCTTTCTGGTCTGCCGCACGGAGCATTTTTTGGAGTAGGAGCGGTAGTCGCAAGCCGTTTGGCAGATAAAGGAAAAGAAGCGCAGGCAATTTCTATCATGTTTGCCGGATTGACTATTGCGAATTTAATAGGTGTCCCAATCGGAACTTATATTGGACACCACTTTATTTGGCGTTATACCTTTGTATTAATTGCTTTTGTTGGTTTGCTGACCTTTTTAGCTATTTATTTATGGATGCCGAATCTGGAAAAGGGTGAAAGTGTGAATATGAAAACACAACTCCAATTTTTTAAGAAAACAGAAGCATGGTTAATTATCGGAATTACAGCGATTGGTTTTGGCGGTTTATTTGCTTGGATCAGCTACATTGCCCCGCTATTAATTAATGTGTCAAAATTTTCGCCAGAAGATGTTTCTTATATTCTGATTTTAGCCGGATTAGGAATGGTAGTTGGAAATTTTGCAGGTGGTAAACTAGCAGATAGATTTTCTCCAGCGCCAACAACGCTAGCATTGCTTCTGGTTATGTCAGTTGACTTGATTTTGGTTTACTTTTTCTCCTTTAATCAATATTTTTCATTATTTCTAACTTTCCTAACAGGAGCGATATCATTTTCGGTTATTGCGCCAATTCAAATGCTGATGATTCGTACTGCAAAAGGCGCAGAGATGATTGCTTCGGCATCGCTTCAAGGAAGTTTTAATATTGGAAATGCATTAGGAGCTTTTTTAGGCGGACTGCCTTTGGCTGCAGGACTAAGTTATTCTTCTCCCAATTTAATTGGAGTAGGAATGTCAATTATCGGAATGATTATAACGTTCATTTTGATGAAGCTACATCGCAAGCAATTAGCTGTACAGCACATTTAA
- a CDS encoding PadR family transcriptional regulator — protein MNIENTKAQMRKGVLEFCILSVLKEKDAYTSEILDTLKNAKLLVVEGTVYPLLTRLKNDGLLNYRWEESTSGPPRKYYGLTEIGQTFLNELSGTWTELSDAVNLITNQNQ, from the coding sequence ATGAACATTGAAAACACAAAAGCACAGATGCGCAAAGGTGTTCTTGAGTTTTGCATCTTATCTGTATTAAAAGAAAAAGACGCATATACATCTGAAATATTAGACACTTTAAAAAACGCAAAATTACTAGTTGTAGAAGGAACCGTTTATCCGTTGTTAACTAGATTAAAAAATGACGGTTTACTAAATTATCGCTGGGAAGAATCGACCTCTGGGCCACCACGAAAATATTATGGATTAACCGAAATAGGACAAACATTTTTAAACGAACTTAGCGGTACTTGGACAGAATTATCCGACGCTGTAAACTTAATCACCAATCAAAATCAATAA
- a CDS encoding DUF4442 domain-containing protein, with protein MAVSVSKLNKFVLFKLPSAYICGVRVKAIDKDQCVVSVKHRWINQNPFNSMYFAVQAMAAELTTGALVISQIQESGRKISMLVANNKGNFTKKATGRITFVCNDGHLIADAIKKTIETGEGQTFWMKSIGTNEEGVQVSEMDFEWSVRLK; from the coding sequence ATGGCAGTTTCAGTTTCCAAACTCAACAAATTTGTATTATTCAAATTACCATCTGCATACATTTGCGGTGTACGTGTAAAAGCAATCGACAAAGACCAATGTGTGGTTAGTGTTAAGCACAGATGGATCAATCAGAATCCGTTTAATTCTATGTACTTTGCTGTTCAGGCAATGGCGGCAGAATTGACAACTGGAGCTTTGGTGATATCACAAATTCAAGAAAGCGGTAGAAAGATTTCAATGTTAGTAGCCAATAACAAAGGAAACTTTACTAAAAAAGCAACGGGCAGAATTACATTTGTCTGCAATGACGGACATTTAATTGCGGATGCCATTAAAAAAACAATTGAAACAGGAGAAGGGCAGACTTTCTGGATGAAATCTATTGGAACTAATGAAGAAGGAGTTCAAGTTTCTGAGATGGATTTTGAGTGGAGTGTAAGATTGAAATAG
- a CDS encoding DUF3347 domain-containing protein — MKKSIIAITAAVTLLFSANNIQANTAKSEITAIEAVDSQLQNVYDAYFTVKDALIKSDSKLTSAKAKDLLNAITAVKMDKLKSNEHTVWMKVVKKLTADAKNISATTDLKKQRETFKSLSKNTYDLIKVSSPEQPIYKQYCPMADADWLSKEKAVKNPYYGSSMLTCGNVVETIK, encoded by the coding sequence ATGAAAAAATCTATCATAGCTATCACAGCAGCAGTCACTCTATTATTTTCTGCAAATAACATTCAAGCTAACACAGCTAAATCTGAAATAACAGCAATTGAAGCTGTAGATTCTCAATTGCAAAATGTGTATGACGCTTATTTTACCGTAAAGGATGCACTTATAAAAAGTGACAGCAAATTAACTTCGGCGAAAGCCAAAGATTTACTAAATGCCATTACTGCGGTAAAAATGGATAAATTAAAAAGTAATGAGCACACGGTTTGGATGAAAGTTGTAAAAAAACTTACTGCTGATGCCAAAAATATTTCGGCAACAACAGATCTTAAAAAACAACGTGAGACTTTTAAATCTTTATCTAAAAACACATATGACCTTATAAAAGTTTCTAGTCCAGAACAGCCAATTTACAAACAATACTGCCCAATGGCAGATGCTGATTGGTTGAGCAAAGAAAAAGCAGTTAAAAACCCATATTATGGTTCTTCTATGCTGACTTGCGGAAATGTGGTAGAAACGATTAAATAA
- a CDS encoding multicopper oxidase domain-containing protein produces MSKIKYILVLFLIAFQLKAQKVVRYDLYVRDTIVNFSGKEKRAIAVNGQIPMPTLTFTEGDIAEIYVHNELKKESTSMHWHGLFLPNKEDGVPYLTQMPIEPGTTHKYSFPIIQNGTYWYHSHSGLQEQIGLYGLFIINKKKDDSTIRKGIDDLPTIPVILSEWSDLKPENIQRMLHNANDWFAIKKGTTQSYAEAVKQGHFSTKVTNEWKRMNAMDVSDVYYEKFLLNGKNEQQLSNFKPGSKVRLRIANGGASSYFWLTYGGGKITVVASDGNDVEPVEVDRLIIAVSETYDVVVTIPEDHKSFAFLATAEDRTGSASLFLGNGEKQPIHHLSKLKYFEGMKMMNDMMKMNGEMNDMGMNMSLNKMDMNAVMYPEISGEDENSKPMNHSGHNMEGMEMKSDSTETSEIVTLNYGMLKSPFKTNLPKDAPVKELRFTLSGNMNRYVWSLDNKVVSETDKILIKKGENVRIVLYNGSMMRHPMHLHGHDFRILNEHGDYSPLKNVIDIMPMETDTIEFQANANGDWFFHCHILYHMMAGMGRIFSYENSAPNPLIHHPEMAFKMLKMDDRMFHFMAENDFASNGNDGEAMFSNTRWSIGTEWRLGYNDKHGYETETHIGRYIGKNQWLMPFIGFDWRYRKMGMDEQEQNIFGQKNTKDNRSVFSAGLEYTLPMLIKAQVEVYTDGNVRLQFERKDIPLSQRLRMNLMWNTDKEYMAGLKYIVARNFGITTHYDSDMGIGFGVNLNY; encoded by the coding sequence ATGAGTAAGATCAAATATATACTTGTACTTTTTTTAATTGCTTTCCAGCTAAAGGCACAAAAAGTGGTGCGATACGATTTATACGTTCGCGATACAATTGTCAATTTTTCGGGTAAAGAAAAACGAGCGATTGCTGTTAACGGACAAATTCCGATGCCGACTTTGACTTTTACTGAAGGTGATATTGCCGAAATTTATGTTCATAACGAACTTAAGAAAGAAAGCACTTCGATGCACTGGCATGGATTATTTCTTCCCAATAAAGAAGATGGCGTTCCGTATTTAACTCAAATGCCGATTGAGCCTGGAACAACTCATAAATATTCTTTTCCGATTATTCAGAATGGAACCTATTGGTATCACAGTCATTCGGGATTACAGGAACAAATTGGTTTATACGGACTTTTTATCATCAATAAGAAAAAAGACGATTCAACAATCAGAAAGGGAATCGACGATTTACCGACAATTCCAGTTATTTTAAGCGAGTGGTCGGATTTGAAACCTGAGAATATTCAGCGAATGCTGCACAATGCCAACGATTGGTTTGCTATCAAAAAAGGAACAACGCAAAGTTACGCCGAAGCGGTAAAACAAGGACATTTTTCAACCAAGGTTACCAACGAATGGAAGCGAATGAATGCCATGGATGTAAGTGATGTTTATTATGAAAAGTTTCTTCTAAATGGTAAAAACGAGCAACAACTTTCTAATTTTAAACCCGGCTCAAAAGTACGTTTACGAATTGCCAATGGCGGCGCTTCCAGTTATTTCTGGCTGACTTATGGTGGAGGAAAAATTACCGTTGTAGCTAGTGATGGAAATGATGTTGAACCTGTAGAAGTCGATCGTTTAATTATTGCCGTTTCTGAAACCTACGATGTTGTGGTTACAATTCCAGAAGATCATAAATCTTTTGCTTTTTTGGCTACAGCCGAAGATCGAACAGGATCTGCTTCTTTATTTTTAGGAAATGGAGAAAAACAGCCCATTCATCATCTTTCGAAACTTAAATATTTTGAAGGCATGAAAATGATGAACGACATGATGAAAATGAACGGCGAAATGAATGATATGGGTATGAATATGTCATTGAATAAAATGGACATGAATGCCGTAATGTATCCCGAAATTTCGGGCGAAGACGAAAATTCTAAACCCATGAATCATTCTGGTCATAATATGGAAGGGATGGAAATGAAAAGTGACAGCACTGAAACCTCCGAAATTGTGACTTTGAATTACGGAATGCTGAAATCGCCTTTTAAAACCAATCTTCCAAAAGATGCACCTGTAAAAGAATTGCGCTTTACGCTCTCTGGAAATATGAATCGTTATGTGTGGAGTTTGGATAATAAAGTAGTTTCTGAAACCGATAAGATTTTAATTAAAAAAGGAGAGAACGTTCGTATTGTTTTATACAATGGTTCGATGATGCGCCACCCGATGCATTTACACGGACATGATTTTAGAATATTAAACGAACATGGCGATTATTCACCGCTAAAAAATGTCATCGATATTATGCCGATGGAAACCGACACAATCGAGTTTCAGGCAAATGCTAATGGTGACTGGTTTTTCCACTGTCATATTTTATATCATATGATGGCTGGAATGGGTAGAATTTTCAGTTACGAAAATTCAGCACCAAATCCGTTGATTCATCATCCTGAAATGGCTTTCAAAATGTTGAAAATGGACGATCGTATGTTTCATTTTATGGCAGAAAATGATTTTGCCAGTAACGGAAATGATGGTGAAGCGATGTTCAGTAACACACGTTGGAGCATCGGAACGGAATGGAGATTGGGTTACAACGACAAACACGGTTATGAAACCGAAACACATATTGGACGTTACATTGGAAAGAATCAATGGTTAATGCCTTTTATAGGTTTTGACTGGCGATACCGAAAAATGGGAATGGATGAACAGGAACAGAATATTTTTGGTCAAAAAAACACCAAAGACAATCGTTCGGTTTTTAGCGCCGGTCTTGAATATACACTGCCAATGCTTATAAAAGCACAAGTTGAAGTTTATACCGATGGAAATGTTCGTTTGCAATTTGAACGAAAAGATATTCCACTTTCGCAAAGACTGCGAATGAATTTAATGTGGAATACGGATAAAGAATATATGGCTGGGTTAAAATATATAGTTGCCCGAAATTTCGGAATTACAACACATTATGACAGCGACATGGGAATTGGATTTGGGGTGAATTTGAATTATTAA